Proteins encoded by one window of Cydia splendana chromosome 14, ilCydSple1.2, whole genome shotgun sequence:
- the LOC134796844 gene encoding helix-loop-helix protein delilah-like, with the protein MPDHDKYQLRPRAARSREPRARRAPQPLSKYRRKTANARERSRMREINRAFETLRQAVPAAAITGTPVPCEKLTKITTLRLAMKYITALSAALRDSSEEPTPQDPWASPLCSDLSEFSAEMESRSECAEDSLSPFETFLAEFDYDTYMERTFA; encoded by the coding sequence ATGCCCGACCACGACAAGTACCAGCTGCGGCCGCGCGCCGCGCGCTCCCGCGAGCCGCGCGCGCGCCGGGCGCCGCAACCCCTCAGCAAATACAGGAGAAAAACCGCCAACGCAAGGGAGAGGAGTCGCATGCGGGAGATCAACCGAGCCTTCGAGACCTTAAGACAGGCCGTTCCTGCTGCGGCCATCACTGGAACACCAGTACCATGCGAGAAGTTAACCAAGATCACAACTTTGCGACTGGCTATGAAGTATATAACAGCTCTCTCAGCCGCGCTTAGGGATTCCAGTGAAGAGCCTACTCCTCAAGACCCTTGGGCTTCCCCGCTTTGCTCGGATTTATCGGAGTTTTCAGCAGAGATGGAAAGCCGGTCGGAATGCGCGGAGGATTCTCTATCTCCCTTCGAGACGTTTCTTGCGGAGTTTGACTATGATACATACATGGAGAGAACGTTCGCGTGA